From a single Anaerolineales bacterium genomic region:
- a CDS encoding ribonuclease HI family protein — MSIFSMRPNLYTVHTDGAIRPEQGKSGLAAIVRDERGAILHWWGMRAARMTCNEAEYAAAIMALEKIRTLQNPPRALEVYSDSQVLVHQMSGIATARASALRQAQLRLRGLVVNFESVTFHHIPREQNRLADALANDAADGKGIGT; from the coding sequence ATGAGCATTTTTTCCATGCGTCCCAACCTGTATACCGTGCATACGGATGGCGCCATCCGGCCCGAACAGGGAAAAAGCGGGCTGGCAGCCATCGTGCGGGACGAAAGAGGCGCCATCCTGCACTGGTGGGGCATGCGCGCGGCACGCATGACCTGCAATGAAGCGGAATATGCGGCTGCGATCATGGCCCTGGAAAAGATCCGCACTTTACAAAATCCGCCCCGGGCGCTCGAGGTATACAGCGACAGCCAGGTGCTGGTCCACCAGATGTCCGGCATCGCCACTGCGCGTGCGAGCGCTTTGCGGCAGGCTCAGCTGCGGCTGCGAGGTCTGGTGGTGAATTTTGAGTCTGTCACCTTCCATCATATCCCGCGGGAACAAAATCGTCTGGCAGATGCGTTGGCAAATGATGCCGCCGACGGAAAGGGCATTGGCACATGA